TTGATGACATCCATCATGATCGTTGCCAGTGTGATTCGAAGATCATCCGGTTCCTCATATCCGAGACTTGCAGTTAAACTTCCCTGTGGATCCGCATCGATTAGCAACACTTTCTTGCCTTCTCTTGCCAGTCCAATACCTACATTTACAGTTGTGGTAGTCTTGCCAACTCCACCTTTCTGGTTTACTACGGATATAACTTTACACATGATTTCTTCCTCCTTTAACTTTCCCATGATTCTTTTTTCCATAATTTTAGCAGTGCCAGTATTTCCCGTTTCATCATTGCCGGTGTATAAGAATTTGGAAAATACTTGTGTAACTGCTCATTGGTAAAAGCTACTCTGGTGATCTCACCTTTTTTAACTTCACACATGATTTCTTCCATCTTTTCTAACGATAACTGTTTTTCTTTACTCAGCTGCTTTATCCGCTGAGCCTGTGAGAGTGACGGAATCGCCTGTGCATAATCCATTGCTTTAAGCAGTTCTCTTTGTTCATTTTCTTTCAATGCAGCAATCTCTACTGCCGGACAAAAAGAAATAATCTCATCATCCAGTTTCTGCAACATTTCCGGTATAAGCTTTGTCAGTGATATATAACGCTGCACTTGTTTTGGGCTATCACCACAATCCTCACTGATAATATCTATCGATCGTTTTCTTGGTGTTTTGTGGTCAACTTGGCTCTTTTTTCGACCACTTTTTCTTTTTAGTACGTCATTCTTCAGTTTGTAAGCAAAAGCTTTTTCGCTGTAGCTGATCCGTTCTCTGTGAAGATTAGAATCCACCATACTTAAAATGGAA
This Ruminococcus hominis DNA region includes the following protein-coding sequences:
- a CDS encoding ParB/RepB/Spo0J family partition protein, translating into MTEPNRQSGEKEERIIEIEIERLRPFKEHPFQVKDDKEMFLLQESIEKYGILNPLIVRPVPDGYYEIISGHRRKHAAEKLGYRKVPVIIRVLSEDDSILSMVDSNLHRERISYSEKAFAYKLKNDVLKRKSGRKKSQVDHKTPRKRSIDIISEDCGDSPKQVQRYISLTKLIPEMLQKLDDEIISFCPAVEIAALKENEQRELLKAMDYAQAIPSLSQAQRIKQLSKEKQLSLEKMEEIMCEVKKGEITRVAFTNEQLHKYFPNSYTPAMMKREILALLKLWKKESWES